From Haloarcula rubripromontorii, the proteins below share one genomic window:
- a CDS encoding class I SAM-dependent methyltransferase: protein MSKNEEAAWESADKEDLEEVKEWVDKNKSYRTLEYFEHWVGPIEGDILELGAGHCWLSGYLSQMDKVDRVCAVELSESWLRSVAPPVLEYVNADLDLIDFYIGDFLNLEAFGDNEFDIVVFDSAFHHTYHPIELLHEVSRVVKDDGYVLLQREPTLYPPLSPNRLLGPWSITLDNNIPREERQAETPEQNELIYSVEEYELFAHMSGLKLEIYPQLHDSASLRSLRRPLIEYLGKQPQNIKKLIGMRMHTRWFIVLQSKDLPLDDHV from the coding sequence TTGTCTAAAAACGAAGAGGCGGCGTGGGAATCTGCTGATAAAGAAGACCTCGAAGAAGTCAAAGAGTGGGTTGATAAGAATAAATCTTATCGCACCTTAGAATATTTTGAACACTGGGTTGGCCCAATTGAAGGCGATATCCTCGAACTTGGCGCTGGACATTGTTGGCTATCTGGTTACTTATCTCAAATGGATAAAGTAGACCGTGTTTGTGCTGTTGAACTGTCTGAAAGTTGGCTACGCTCTGTGGCACCACCGGTACTTGAGTACGTCAACGCAGATCTTGATTTAATCGATTTTTATATCGGCGATTTCCTAAATTTAGAAGCATTTGGAGACAACGAATTTGATATAGTGGTGTTTGATTCAGCATTTCATCACACGTACCACCCAATCGAGTTACTTCACGAGGTATCGCGAGTCGTGAAAGATGATGGTTATGTCCTGCTTCAACGTGAACCAACGCTTTACCCCCCCTTGAGTCCAAACCGATTACTAGGACCGTGGTCAATCACGCTGGATAACAACATTCCTCGTGAGGAACGGCAGGCGGAGACGCCGGAACAAAACGAATTGATCTATTCAGTGGAAGAATACGAATTATTCGCGCATATGTCGGGTCTCAAATTAGAAATATATCCTCAACTCCACGACTCAGCATCGCTCAGATCTTTGCGCCGCCCTCTTATTGAGTATTTAGGGAAACAGCCGCAGAACATTAAAAAATTAATTGGTATGCGTATGCATACCCGTTGGTTCATAGTACTTCAATCAAAAGACTTGCCACTGGACGACCACGTTTAG